A window of Lepidochelys kempii isolate rLepKem1 chromosome 1, rLepKem1.hap2, whole genome shotgun sequence contains these coding sequences:
- the LOC140896180 gene encoding olfactory receptor 52D1-like, with the protein MSDSNTTDFTNPSTFILLGIPGLEAAHVWISIPFCTMYIIAILGNFIILFIVKTEPSLHGPMYYFLCMLAITDLVLCTSTVPKMMSIFWFNSREIDFSACLTQMFFIHCFFAIESGIFMAMAFDRYVAICDPLRHSTTLRNPVVAKIGLAVVLRGSMLALPCPLLARQLPYCRTNIILHTCCEHIAVVNLACADIRISSYYGLTVASSAICLDMFFIAVSYTQILRAIFSLPTKDARLKTFGTCGSHLFAILAFYIPGLFTLLTYRFGHHVALHFHILFANVCLLVPPMLNPIIFGVRTKQIRDRMLRLFSHKGT; encoded by the coding sequence atgtcagattccaacacaaccgacttcaccaacccctccaccttcatcttgctgggcattcctggcctggaggctgcccatgtctggatctccatccccttctgcaccatgTACATCATAGCCATCTTGGGGAACTTCATCATCCTGTTCATCGTGAAGACGGAGCCGAGCCTCCAtgggcccatgtactatttcctctgcatgctggccaTCACCGACCTGGTCCTGTGCACAAGCACAGTTCCCAAAATGatgagcatcttctggttcaattccagggagatcgatttcagtgcctgtctcacccaGATGTTCTTCATTCATTGCTTCTTTGCAATAGAGTCTGGGATCTTCATGGCCATGGCTTTTgatcgctacgtggccatctgCGATCCACTGAGACACTCCACCACCCTGAGAAACCCAGTTGTGGCCAAGATTGGCCTAGCTGTGGTTTTGCGTGGTAGCATGCTTGCACTGCCCTGTCCCTTGTTGGCAAGGCAGTTGCCATATTGCAGAACCAATATCATCCTGCACACATGCTGCGAGCACATAGCCGTGGTGAATCTGGCCTGCGCTGACATCCGCATCAGTAGTTACTATGGCCTCACTGTGGCAAGCTCAGCCATTTGTCTAGATATGTTTTTTATAGCTGTGTCCTATAcccagatcctcagggccatcttcagcctccccacaaaggaTGCCCGGCTCAAGACTTTTGGGACCTGTGGCTCCCACCTCTTTGCCATTTTAGCCTTTTACATCCCAGGTCTCTTCACTCTCCTCACGTATCGGTTTGgccaccatgtggccctgcattTCCACATTCTCTTTGCTAATGTGTGCCTACTGGTACCCCCCATGCTAAATCCCATCATTTTTGGTGTGAGGACGAAACAGATCCGGGACAGGATGCTCCGGCTCTTTTCACATAAAGGGACCTAA